A genomic segment from Osmerus mordax isolate fOsmMor3 chromosome 5, fOsmMor3.pri, whole genome shotgun sequence encodes:
- the fuom gene encoding fucose mutarotase isoform X2: protein MVVLKGIPHILSPELLYALAKMGHGDELGLQVPELLAAILKLFPLDTYTHSAAAVMELVASDKLKGLTVPVWDTFTQLLSDAGSQAPLEKVERFAFYERAKRAFAVVATGETALYGNLILKKGVIPAELLQ, encoded by the exons ATGGTTGTGTTGAAAGGAATTCCCCATATTTTATCTCCAGAATTGCTTTATGCTCTAGCAAAAATGGGCCATGGAGATGAACTGG GGTTACAGGTCCCAGAGCTTTTGGCTGCCATTTTGAAGTTATTTCCCTTGGATACATACACCCACAGTGCG GCTGCCGTGATGGAGCTCGTGGCAAGTGACAAACTGAAAGGTCTGACTGTACCTGTATGGGACACCTTCACGCAGCTTCTATCTGATGCAGGGTCACAG GCTCCTCTGGAAAAGGTGGAGAGGTTTGCCTTCTATGAACGGGCAAAGAGAGCCTTTGCTGTTGTGGCTACGGG GGAGACGGCTCTGTATGGGAACCTGATACTGAAGAAGGGGGTCATCCCTGCTGAGCTACTGCAgtga
- the paox gene encoding peroxisomal N(1)-acetyl-spermine/spermidine oxidase isoform X1: protein MASSHSLDSRIVIIGCGISGIGAAQKLTKNGFHNVRIIEATARSGGRIRTGRMGNNIIEVGANWIHGPCEENPVFCLARQYGLLDPEALTPENQAMDIGGHPPWVPNWFSSSGRKLGVDEMAPAVSLFAELLEQSTDFTQGGETWASVGEFLRAQVPRQAAKQWQGEQASTRALRLSMVSTLLKTECCVSGTHSMDLVGLGAFGLYKTLPGLDCTFPRGYDGLIDNMMKELPGGIVSYRRPVHCVHWGRDRTGDMGQAPVVVECQDGERIPADHVIITVPLGYLKKHHATLLSPPLPLHKQHSVQRLGFGTNNKIFVEFESPWWDADCEVIYLVWEDEVDLVDQVSDVEKFWMKKLFGFTVLKPTERYGHVLCGWIAGHESEYMETLTEQEVTHSITHLIRKFTGNPIITPRRILRSQWFLDPWTCGSYSYTAKGCSGQDIDNLAEPLPSREGQSQPLQVMFAGEATHSRFFSTVHGALLSGWREADRLISHYSSPNVSEPMRSKL from the exons ATGGCTTCTAGTCATAGTTTAGACTCCAGGATAGTTATCATTGGATGTGGAATATCAGGCATTGGAGCAGCTCAAAAACTAACTAAGAATGGTTTTCACAACGTGCGTATCATCGAAGCTACTGCGAGGAGCGGGGGAAGGATTCGCACAGGGAGAATGG GTAACAACATTATAGAGGTAGGAGCTAACTGGATCCATGGTCCATGTGAAGAGAATCCAGTGTTCTGCCTGGCCCGTCAGTATGGCCTACTGGACCCTGAAGCCCTAACCCCTGAGAATCAGGCCATGGACATCGGAGGACACCCCCCATGGGTGCCCAATTGGTTCAGCAGCTCAG GGCGTAAGCTCGGCGTGGACGAAATGGCTCCAGCTGTGAGCCTGTTTGCGGAGTTGCTGGAGCAGAGTACAGACTTCACCCAGGGAGGAGAAACCTGGGCCAGCGTGGGAGAGTTCCTACGCGCACAG gtgccTAGGCAGGCAGCCAAGCAGTGGCAGGGGGAGCAGGCCTCCACTAGGGCGCTGCGTCTGTCTATGGTCAGCACGCTGCTGAAGACTGAGTGCTGTGTGAGCGGGACACACTCCATGGACCTGGTGGGTCTGGGGGCCTTCGGACTGTACAAGACCCTGCCAGGCCTGGACTGCACATTCCCCAG AGGCTACGACGGCCTGATCGACAACATGATGAAGGAGCTTCCTGGCGGTATAGTGTCCTACAGGCGACCTGTTCACTGTGTTcactggggcagggacaggacaggggacatGGGGCAGGCCCCCGTGGTGGTGGAGTGCCAGGACGGGGAGAGGATCCCTGCTGACCATGTCATCATCACTGTTCCTCTAG GGTACCTGAAAAAGCACCACGCCACCCTActcagcccccctctccccctccacaagcAGCACTCTGTCCAGAGGCTGGGCTTTGGCACCAACAACAAGATCTTTGTGGAGTTTGAGTCTCCCTGGTGGGATGCCGACTGTGAGGTCATCTATCTGGTGTGGGAGGACGAG GTGGACCTGGTAGACCAGGTGTCGGATGTGGAGAAGTTCTGGATGAAGAAGTTGTTTGGCTTTACTGTGCTCAAGCCCACTGAGAG GTATGGGCATGTGCTCTGTGGTTGGATAGCTGGTCACGAGTCTGAGTACATGGAGACTCTGACTGAACAAGAGGTGACGCACTCCATCACACACCTGATCCGCAAGTTCACAG ggaaccCTATCATCACTCCACGAAGGATTCTGCGTTCCCAGTGGTTTCTGGACCCCTGGACGTGTGGCTCCTACAGCTACACCGCAAAAGGCTGCTCAGGCCAGGACATAGACAACCTGGCagaacccctcccctccagggaggggcagtcacag CCCCTGCAGGTTATGTTTGCAGGGGAGGCAACCCATTCCCGCTTCTTCTCCACCGTCCATGGAGCACTGCTCAGCGGCTGGCGGGAAGCTGACAGGCTCATCTCACACTACTCCTCCCCCAACGTGTCTGAGCCAATGAGATCAAAGCTTTGA
- the rassf4a gene encoding ras association domain-containing protein 4a isoform X1, with amino-acid sequence MAAGQMFVKLNQEKIIPKSDVLSLLRTYNCYHEGKSFQLRAREEDGELILEGLLNIYWGLRRPIRLQMHDDNERFCYGSPGVNRNERSLLSMQPTSESNNNILGRSNGPALTMGGSVAVEEKREEEKEEEVPQLLRTRSDASFVGVLRRRCKSHSAKDMQRLRTHRYSINGHFYNHKTSVFTPAFGSVTNVRVNSTMTTVQVLNLLLHKFRVENQADEFVLYMVHETGERSQLRESGYPLVSRVLYGPCEKISKIFIMESDLGEEVTYDVAQYIKFEMPVLDSFVVKLKEEEEREISRLTRKYSALKSMILQQLEGVPGTADLV; translated from the exons ATGGCTGCTGGCCAGATGTTTGTGAAACTAAACCAGGAGAAGATCATTCCTAA GTCAGATGTCCTCAGTCTCCTGAGGACCTACAACTGTTACCATGAGGGCAAAAGCTTCCAGCTGAGAGCCAGAGAG GAAGATGGTGAGCTGATTCTGGAGGGTTTACTGAACATCTACTGGGGTCTTCGGAGACCCATCCGCCTTCAGATGCATGATGACAATGAACGATTCTGCTACGGCAGCCCAGGAGTCAACAG GAATGAGAGATCCCTACTGTCAATGCAGCCAACTTCAGAATCCAACAACAACATACTGGGCCGAAGTAATGGGCCAGCCCTAACCA TGGGGGGTAGCGTGGCTGTGGAGGAGAAGcgtgaggaagagaaggaggaggaggtgccccAGCTGCTCCGGACCAGGAGCGACGCCTCCTTCGTGGGAGtgctgaggaggaggtgcaaGAGCCACAGCGCCAAGGACATGCAGCGCCtccgcacacacagatactccaTCAACGGACACTTCTACAACcacaag ACATCTGTGTTTACACCAGCTTTTGGGTCGGTTACAAACGTACGGGTCAATAGCACCATGACAACTGTCCAGGTCCTCAACCTGCTGCTACACAAGTTCAGG GTGGAAAATCAAGCTGACGAGTTTGTTCTCTACATGGTGCACGAGACTGGAG AGCGCAGCCAGCTGAGGGAGAGTGGGTACCCTCTGGTGTCCCGTGTTCTATACGGCCCCTGCGAGAAGATATCCAAGATCTTCATTATGGAGTcagacctgggggaggaggtcaCATATGAC GTTGCCCAGTACATCAAGTTTGAGATGCCTGTTTTGGACAGTTTTGTTGTGAAactaaaagaggaggaggagagggagatctcCAGACTAACCAGGAA GTATAGTGCTCTGAAGTCCATGATATTACAGCAGCTGGAAGGTGTCCCGGGCACAGCTGACCtggtctga
- the si:ch211-217g15.3 gene encoding uncharacterized protein si:ch211-217g15.3 codes for MFRLSLLVCTSLLLYGITAKPFKPSGKVADAAFQETLMDLTEGKMPFGLREVEPPEDMDVTDYDINPDMAIWKNMRGNEAWKEKYLKAEKDSDDLYHPSMEQSQMADILGAWLQPEDTFSREDVQAEPLEEGDNLEYYQEAEVDQDAMSHTFSDQVDPKEPEVDWDEVYHPGTKEGGDGAYQVVVPLQEELIPRGGDFHIVHTVPEEDMDDIYHGDRSTHTQVDLLPQAAEVQDQSKVIKNKQPEEDRDDIYHADPPASVPHHRVADTPVAALLPYDQAVQRKHTQPEEDLDHLYHH; via the exons atgTTCAG GTTATCACTGTTGGTTTGTACCTCTCTACTATTGTATGGAATCACAGCAAAGCCATTCAAACCGTCT GGTAAAGTGGCTGATGCAGCGTTCCAGGAAACTCTGAT gGACTTGACTGAAGGGAAGATGCCTTTTGGATTGAGAGAGGTGGAGCCTCCAGAGGACATGGATGTCACTGACTATGACATTAACCCCGACATGGCCATCTGGAAGAACATGAGAGGCAATGAGGCATGGAAGGAGAAATACCTGAAGGCCGAGAAAGACAGTGACGATCTCTACCACCCCTCCATGGAACAGAGCCAGATGGCAGACATCCTCGGAGCCTGGCTCCAGCCAGAGGACACCTTCTCCAGGGAGGATGTCCAGGCAGAacccctggaggagggagacaaccTTGAGTACTACCAGGAAGCAGAGGTAGATCAAGACGCCatgtcacacacattctcagacCAGGTGGACCCAAAGGAGCCTGAGGTAGACTGGGATGAGGTGTACCACCCTGGGaccaaggaggggggagacggagCGTACCAAGTGGTTGTGCCTTTACAGGAAGAGCTCATCCCACGAGGTGGTGATTTCCATATAGTTCACACTGTTCCAGAGGAAGATATGGATGACATTTATCATGGTGACAGGTCTACACATACCCAGGTGGACCTCCTTCCACAGGCGGCAGAAGTCCAGGATCAAAGCAAGGTCATCAAGAACAAGCAACCGGAAGAGGACCGAGATGACATCTACCATGCCGACCCGCCTGCATCAGTTCCTCACCACAGGGTGGCTGACACTCCAGTAGCTGCTCTGCTGCCTTATGATCAGGCAGTACAGAGGAAGCACACCCAACCAGAGGAAGACCTGGATCACCTCTACCACCACTAA
- the rassf4a gene encoding ras association domain-containing protein 4a isoform X2, whose translation MAAGQMFVKLNQEKIIPKSDVLSLLRTYNCYHEGKSFQLRAREEDGELILEGLLNIYWGLRRPIRLQMHDDNERFCYGSPGVNRNERSLLSMQPTSESNNNILGRSNGPALTMGGSVAVEEKREEEKEEEVPQLLRTRSDASFVGVLRRRCKSHSAKDMQRLRTHRYSINGHFYNHKVENQADEFVLYMVHETGERSQLRESGYPLVSRVLYGPCEKISKIFIMESDLGEEVTYDVAQYIKFEMPVLDSFVVKLKEEEEREISRLTRKYSALKSMILQQLEGVPGTADLV comes from the exons ATGGCTGCTGGCCAGATGTTTGTGAAACTAAACCAGGAGAAGATCATTCCTAA GTCAGATGTCCTCAGTCTCCTGAGGACCTACAACTGTTACCATGAGGGCAAAAGCTTCCAGCTGAGAGCCAGAGAG GAAGATGGTGAGCTGATTCTGGAGGGTTTACTGAACATCTACTGGGGTCTTCGGAGACCCATCCGCCTTCAGATGCATGATGACAATGAACGATTCTGCTACGGCAGCCCAGGAGTCAACAG GAATGAGAGATCCCTACTGTCAATGCAGCCAACTTCAGAATCCAACAACAACATACTGGGCCGAAGTAATGGGCCAGCCCTAACCA TGGGGGGTAGCGTGGCTGTGGAGGAGAAGcgtgaggaagagaaggaggaggaggtgccccAGCTGCTCCGGACCAGGAGCGACGCCTCCTTCGTGGGAGtgctgaggaggaggtgcaaGAGCCACAGCGCCAAGGACATGCAGCGCCtccgcacacacagatactccaTCAACGGACACTTCTACAACcacaag GTGGAAAATCAAGCTGACGAGTTTGTTCTCTACATGGTGCACGAGACTGGAG AGCGCAGCCAGCTGAGGGAGAGTGGGTACCCTCTGGTGTCCCGTGTTCTATACGGCCCCTGCGAGAAGATATCCAAGATCTTCATTATGGAGTcagacctgggggaggaggtcaCATATGAC GTTGCCCAGTACATCAAGTTTGAGATGCCTGTTTTGGACAGTTTTGTTGTGAAactaaaagaggaggaggagagggagatctcCAGACTAACCAGGAA GTATAGTGCTCTGAAGTCCATGATATTACAGCAGCTGGAAGGTGTCCCGGGCACAGCTGACCtggtctga
- the mtg1 gene encoding mitochondrial ribosome-associated GTPase 1, giving the protein MKLHLALRNAAKFRTVFDFGEREVAHWFPGHMAKGIKQMRANVKNVDCIVEIHDARIPFSGRNPLFQESLDVRPHLLVLNKMDLTDLSSKQSILKQLERDGVKNVLFTDCFKQRDENIKKLVPVVTELIESRPRFHREEDSNYCLMVIGVPNVGKSSLINALRRMHLKKGKASKVGGEPGITKAVLTKIQVCERPIIHLLDTPGVLPPRIQSLETGMKLALCGTILDHLVGEDVIADYLLFSLNRLEKFGYVEKYDLSEPSDDIQQVLKRIAVKLGKTQRVKALTGVGNITITIPNYTAAAYDFIRTFRKGELGRVMLD; this is encoded by the exons ATGAAACTCCATTTAGCACTCCGCAATGCTGCGAAGTTCCGAACCGTCTTTGACTTTGGAGAGCGGGAGGTGGCACATTGGTTCCCAGGTCATATGGCAAAAG GAATCAAGCAGATGAGAGCCAATGTGAAGAACGTAGATTGCATCGTTGAAATACATGACGCCAGA ATACCATTTTCAGGCAGAAACCCTCTGTTCCAGGAGAGTCTGGATGTCAGACCCCACCTGTTGGTGCTCAACAAGATGGACCTTACAGACCTGTCCAGTAAGCAG AGTATCCTGAAGcaactggagagagatggggtcaAAAATGTCCTATTCACAGACTGCTTCAAGCAGAGAGATGAGAACATAAAAAag TTGGTTCCTGTGGTGACTGAGTTGATTGAGAGCCGTCCACGGTtccacagagaggag GATAGTAATTATTGCTTGATGGTGATTGGAGTACCAAATGTCGGGAAGTCATCACTAATCAATGCACTGAGGAGGATGCATCTTAAAAAAG GTAAAGCGTCAAAAGTGGGAGGGGAGCCAGGTATAACCAAGGCAGTCCTCACCAAAATCCAG GTGTGTGAAAGACCAATCATCCACCTTCTGGACACACCTGGAGTCCTTCCTCCCCGGATCCAGAGTCTGGAGACGGGCATGAAGCTGGCACTTTGTG gGACAATATTGGACCATCTAGTGGGAGAAGATGTCATCGCTGACTATTTACTGTTTTCTCTAAACCGGCTGGAGAAGTTTGG GTATGTAGAGAAGTATGACCTAAGTGAGCCGAGTGATGACATCCAGCAGGTCCTCAAACGTATCGCTGTGAAGCTGGGCAAGACTCAGCGGGTTAAAGCCCTCACTGGAGTGG GTAACATCACTATCACAATCCCCAACTACACGGCTGCAGCCTATGACTTCATCAGAACCTTCAGGAAGGGTGAGCTGGGACGAGTCATGCTAGACTGA
- the sprn gene encoding shadow of prion protein, with translation MQVLMTGTMRVLATCWTFLLIASFITESVLAKGGRGGARGSARGTARGGTGGHYRSGSYGGTRSRFRAAGRSSPVRVAAAAAAGAAVALSADNWYASAFRNNKVDDSSEYEGDYYNRTNYFNAQTSKATHNEPSFTQILSVFITIILPKYGHIWESMD, from the exons ATGCAA GTATTGATGACGGGAACGATGCGAGTTTTAGCCACGTGCTGGACGTTTCTCCTGATCGCTTCGTTCATAACTGAGTCCGTGCTTGCCAAGGGCGGCCGTGGAGGCGCACGGGGGTCTGCACGAGGCACAGCTCGCGGTGGAACTGGGGGGCATTACCGAAGTGGAAGTTATGGAGGCACACGCTCGCGGTTTAGGGCGGCAGGGCGCAGCTCCCCAGTGCGCgttgcagctgcagcagcagccgGTGCAGCGGTCGCACTATCGGCTGATAACTGGTATGCATCTGCCTTCCGCAACAATAAAGTGGACGACAGCTCTGAGTACGAAGGGGACTATTACAACAGGACAAACTACTTTAATGCCCAAACATCAAAAGCCACTCACAACGAACCCTCGTTTACTCAAATCTTATCTGTCTTTATCACTATAATTTTGCCTAAATATGGACATATCTGGGAGAGTATGGATTAA
- the LOC136943428 gene encoding interleukin-8-like → MEFHFLSLLVRFAALSLCCLLVTVEDAESTFVPGRCNCPKTQMTVRRPMTHLAVTLSSPTCDNDEIIVVLRNKAQVCVNPTGRLGKRLIRCWKRVTKRGLDKTRCLKRKRIQGTGQKKKRGQARSLAAS, encoded by the exons ATGGAgttccatttcctctctcttctcgttCGCTTTGCTGCCCTGAGTCTCTGCTGTCTGCTGGTCACAG tggagGATGCAGAGAGCACATTTGTGCCAGGAAGGTGTAATTGCCCAAAGACACAGATGACTGTCAGAAGACCTATGACACACCTTGCAGTCACCCTCAGTAGTCCCACCTGTGACAACGATGAAATAAT tgtggTTCTGAGGAACAAAGCACAAGTTTGTGTGAATCCGACAGGACGTCTGGGGAAAAGACTGATCCGTTGCTGGAAGAG GGTTACTAAGAGAGGTCTGGACAAGACGAGGTGTCTGAAGAGGAAAAGGATTCAGGGCACtggacagaagaagaagagaggtcaAGCTAGAAGCCTTGCTGCATCCTGA
- the paox gene encoding peroxisomal N(1)-acetyl-spermine/spermidine oxidase isoform X2, with translation MASSHSLDSRIVIIGCGISGIGAAQKLTKNGFHNVRIIEATARSGGRIRTGRMGNNIIEVGANWIHGPCEENPVFCLARQYGLLDPEALTPENQAMDIGGHPPWVPNWFSSSGRKLGVDEMAPAVSLFAELLEQSTDFTQGGETWASVGEFLRAQVPRQAAKQWQGEQASTRALRLSMVSTLLKTECCVSGTHSMDLVGLGAFGLYKTLPGLDCTFPRGYDGLIDNMMKELPGGIVSYRRPVHCVHWGRDRTGDMGQAPVVVECQDGERIPADHVIITVPLGYLKKHHATLLSPPLPLHKQHSVQRLGFGTNNKIFVEFESPWWDADCEVIYLVWEDEVDLVDQVSDVEKFWMKKLFGFTVLKPTERYGHVLCGWIAGHESEYMETLTEQEVTHSITHLIRKFTAPAGYVCRGGNPFPLLLHRPWSTAQRLAGS, from the exons ATGGCTTCTAGTCATAGTTTAGACTCCAGGATAGTTATCATTGGATGTGGAATATCAGGCATTGGAGCAGCTCAAAAACTAACTAAGAATGGTTTTCACAACGTGCGTATCATCGAAGCTACTGCGAGGAGCGGGGGAAGGATTCGCACAGGGAGAATGG GTAACAACATTATAGAGGTAGGAGCTAACTGGATCCATGGTCCATGTGAAGAGAATCCAGTGTTCTGCCTGGCCCGTCAGTATGGCCTACTGGACCCTGAAGCCCTAACCCCTGAGAATCAGGCCATGGACATCGGAGGACACCCCCCATGGGTGCCCAATTGGTTCAGCAGCTCAG GGCGTAAGCTCGGCGTGGACGAAATGGCTCCAGCTGTGAGCCTGTTTGCGGAGTTGCTGGAGCAGAGTACAGACTTCACCCAGGGAGGAGAAACCTGGGCCAGCGTGGGAGAGTTCCTACGCGCACAG gtgccTAGGCAGGCAGCCAAGCAGTGGCAGGGGGAGCAGGCCTCCACTAGGGCGCTGCGTCTGTCTATGGTCAGCACGCTGCTGAAGACTGAGTGCTGTGTGAGCGGGACACACTCCATGGACCTGGTGGGTCTGGGGGCCTTCGGACTGTACAAGACCCTGCCAGGCCTGGACTGCACATTCCCCAG AGGCTACGACGGCCTGATCGACAACATGATGAAGGAGCTTCCTGGCGGTATAGTGTCCTACAGGCGACCTGTTCACTGTGTTcactggggcagggacaggacaggggacatGGGGCAGGCCCCCGTGGTGGTGGAGTGCCAGGACGGGGAGAGGATCCCTGCTGACCATGTCATCATCACTGTTCCTCTAG GGTACCTGAAAAAGCACCACGCCACCCTActcagcccccctctccccctccacaagcAGCACTCTGTCCAGAGGCTGGGCTTTGGCACCAACAACAAGATCTTTGTGGAGTTTGAGTCTCCCTGGTGGGATGCCGACTGTGAGGTCATCTATCTGGTGTGGGAGGACGAG GTGGACCTGGTAGACCAGGTGTCGGATGTGGAGAAGTTCTGGATGAAGAAGTTGTTTGGCTTTACTGTGCTCAAGCCCACTGAGAG GTATGGGCATGTGCTCTGTGGTTGGATAGCTGGTCACGAGTCTGAGTACATGGAGACTCTGACTGAACAAGAGGTGACGCACTCCATCACACACCTGATCCGCAAGTTCACAG CCCCTGCAGGTTATGTTTGCAGGGGAGGCAACCCATTCCCGCTTCTTCTCCACCGTCCATGGAGCACTGCTCAGCGGCTGGCGGGAAGCTGA
- the echs1 gene encoding enoyl-CoA hydratase, mitochondrial — protein sequence MAVFCRTAARLLIPARSLTASLSVARQYSVGGQYEYIVVEKRGEKEDVGFIQLNRPKALNALCDGLMLELGRALDAFEADGQVGAIVITGSERAFAAGADIKEMQNRTFQECYSGNFLAHWNRVSTARKPVIAAVNGFALGGGCELAMMCDIIYAGEKAQFGQPEILLGTIPGAGGTQRLTRAVGKSLAMEMVLTGDRINAQEAKQSGLVSKVYPVDQLVPEAIKCGEKIAGNSKIISAMAKEAINAAYELTLAEGNRLEKRLFHSTFATGDRKEGMTAFVEKRKASFQDQ from the exons ATGGCTGTGTTCTGCAGAACCGCTGCCCGTCTCTTGATACCAGCTAGGTCACTCACTGCAAGTCTCTCGGTTGCACGGCAGTACAGCGTAG GTGGTCAGTATGAATACATTGTAGTGGAGAAGCGCGGGGAGAAGGAAGATGTTGGGTTTATTCAGCTGAACCGGCCCAAGGCTCTAAACGCTCTGTGTGACGGTCTGATGCTGGAGTTGGGCCGTGCGCTGGATGCCTTCGAGGCTGATGGGCAGGTGGGAGCCATTGTCATCACTGGCAGTGAGAGAGCCTTTGCag CGGGGGCAGACATCAAGGAGATGCAAAACCGAACATTCCAGGAGTGTTACAGCGGTAACTTCCTGGCCCACTGGAACAGGGTGTCCACGGCTAGGAAGCCAGTCATTGCAGCTGTCAACGGATTTGCA CTGGGTGGGGGTTGTGAGCTAGCCATGATGTGTGACATCATTTATGCTGGAGAGAAGGCTCAGTTTGGCCAGCCGGAGATTCTGCTGGGAACCATCCCTG GAGCGGGTGGCACTCAGCGACTGACCCGTGCAGTAGGGAAGTCCTTGGCCATGGAGATGGTATTAACAGGAGACAGGATAAATGCACAAGAGGCAAAGCAAtcag gTCTGGTGAGTAAGGTATATCCTGTAGACCAGTTGGTGCCAGAAGCCATTAAATGCGGAGAAAAGATTGCTGGCAATTCCAAGATAATCTCTGCCATGGCCAAAGAGGCCATCAACGCAG CTTATGAATTGACTCTGGCTGAGGGAAATCGTTTAGAGAAACGGTTGTTCCACTCTACCTTTGCTACT GGTGATCGCAAGGAGGGTATGACTGCATTcgtggagaagaggaaggccAGCTTTCAGGACCAGTAG
- the fuom gene encoding fucose mutarotase isoform X1: MVVLKGIPHILSPELLYALAKMGHGDELVLADANFPTSSVCACGPTEIRADGLQVPELLAAILKLFPLDTYTHSAAAVMELVASDKLKGLTVPVWDTFTQLLSDAGSQAPLEKVERFAFYERAKRAFAVVATGETALYGNLILKKGVIPAELLQ; this comes from the exons ATGGTTGTGTTGAAAGGAATTCCCCATATTTTATCTCCAGAATTGCTTTATGCTCTAGCAAAAATGGGCCATGGAGATGAACTGG TTCTTGCTGATGCAAACTTTCCTACTTCCTCTGTTTGTGCCTGTGGTCCTACTGAGATTCGAGCTGATG GGTTACAGGTCCCAGAGCTTTTGGCTGCCATTTTGAAGTTATTTCCCTTGGATACATACACCCACAGTGCG GCTGCCGTGATGGAGCTCGTGGCAAGTGACAAACTGAAAGGTCTGACTGTACCTGTATGGGACACCTTCACGCAGCTTCTATCTGATGCAGGGTCACAG GCTCCTCTGGAAAAGGTGGAGAGGTTTGCCTTCTATGAACGGGCAAAGAGAGCCTTTGCTGTTGTGGCTACGGG GGAGACGGCTCTGTATGGGAACCTGATACTGAAGAAGGGGGTCATCCCTGCTGAGCTACTGCAgtga